One window of the Trifolium pratense cultivar HEN17-A07 linkage group LG2, ARS_RC_1.1, whole genome shotgun sequence genome contains the following:
- the LOC123907043 gene encoding putative pentatricopeptide repeat-containing protein At1g12700, mitochondrial has protein sequence MLQRYYASSIPLFQHSNPNFIPSSTMLYSQLHNQQDKANLVSSFNHLLHQNPTPPIFHFNKIVGSLVKSNHYYTVVSLHRHMELNGIASDLVTLSILINCFSQLGLNSLSFSVFANILKKGYDPDVITLTTLIKGLCLKGQIHKALNFHDNVVAQGFQLNQVSYGTLINGLCKVGETSAALQLLRRVDGKLVRPNVVMYNAIIDSMCKDKLVDDAFDLYSEMVAKRIYPNVVTYSTLISGICIVGKLKEAIDLFNKMILENINPNVFTFNILVDAFCKEGKVKEANNVFAMMMRKGVKPDVITYSSLMDGYCLVKEMNKANRTFNTMAQCGVTPNVHSYSIMINGFCKVKMVDEALNLFKEMRCRNIIPNVVTYSSLIDAFCKEGIVKEANNVFAMMIRKGVKPNVVTYNSLMDGYCLVKQVNKAKGIFNIMAQSGVTPEVRSYNIMINGFCKVKMVDEALILFKEMRCRNIIPNVIAYSSLIDGLGKSGRISHALKLVDEMHDRGQPPDIVTYNSIFNALCKTHHVEKAIALLTKVKDEGIQPNMNTYTILIHGLCKVGRVEDARNVFEDLSVKGYNLNVYTYTVMIQGFCDKGLFDEALALLSKMKDNSCIPDAATYEIIIRSLFNKGENDKAEKLLREIIAKGLL, from the coding sequence ATGCTTCAGAGGTATTATGCTTCTTCTATCCCTCTTTTTCAACattcaaaccctaatttcattCCTTCTTCAACAATGTTATACTCTCAATTACACAACCAACAAGACAAAGCTAATCTTGTTTCCTCATTCAATCACTTGTTACATCAGAATCCAACCCCACCCATCTTCCATTTTAATAAGATTGTAGGTTCCCTTGTTAAGTCCAATCATTACTACACTGTTGTTTCACTTCATCGTCATATGGAATTAAATGGAATTGCTTCAGATTTAGTCACTTTGAGCATCTTGATCAATTGCTTTTCTCAATTGGGTTTAAACTCTCTTTCCTTTTCTGTATTTGCCAACATTCTCAAAAAGGGTTATGACCCAGATGTCATAACTTTGACTACACTCATCAAGGGTCTTTGTCTCAAAGGTCAGATCCATAAAGCATTGAACTTTCATGACAACGTCGTAGCACAGGGATTTCAGTTGAACCAAGTTAGTTACGGGACCTTAATCAATGGGTTATGTAAAGTAGGAGAAACAAGTGCAGCCTTGCAGTTGTTGAGACGAGTTGATGGGAAACTGGTTCGACCTAATGTGGTAATGTACAATGCAATTATTGACAGTATGTGCAAAGATAAACTTGTTGATGATGCTTTTGATTTATATTCTGAAATGGTCGCTAAGAGAATTTATCCTAATGTTGTCACTTATAGTACTTTAATTAGTGGCATTTGCATTGTCGGTAAATTGAAAGAAGCAATtgatttgtttaataaaatgatattggAAAACATCAACCCTAATGTGTTTACCTTCAATATATTGGTTGATGCATTTTGTAAGGAAGGAAAAGTGAAAGAAGCTAACAATGTGTTTGCTATGATGATGAGAAAAGGTGTTAAACCTGATGTTATTACTTATAGCTCGTTAATGGATGGATATTGCTTAGTTAAAGAAATGAACAAGGCCAACCGTACATTCAACACCATGGCACAATGTGGAGTGACTCCAAATGTTCACAGCTATAGTATTATGATTAATGGATTTTGTAAAGTTAAAATGGTGGATGAAGCCTTAAATCTCTTCAAAGAAATGCGTTGTAGAAACATTATTCCTAATGTGGTAACTTACAGTTCCCTTATTGATGCATTTTGTAAGGAAGGAATAGTGAAAGAAGCTAATAATGTGTTTGCTATGATGATTAGAAAAGGTGTTAAACCTAATGTTGTTACATATAACTCTTTAATGGATGGATATTGCTTAGTTAAACAAGTGAACAAGGCCAAGGGTATATTCAATATCATGGCCCAAAGTGGAGTGACTCCTGAAGTTCGGAGCTATAATATTATGATTAATGGATTTTGTAAGGTTAAAATGGTGGATGAAGCCTTAATTCTCTTCAAAGAAATGCGTTGTAGAAACATTATTCCTAATGTGATAGCTTACAGTTCCCTTATTGATGGTTTGGGAAAATCAGGGAGAATCTCTCATGCTTTGAAGCTTGTTGATGAGATGCATGATAGAGGTCAACCACCTGATATAGTTACCTACAATTCTATATTTAATGCTTTATGCAAAACCCATCATGTTGAAAAGGCGATTGCATTATTAACAAAAGTTAAGGACGAGGGCATTCAACCAAATATGAACACATATACTATTCTTATTCACGGATTGTGTAAAGTTGGAAGAGTAGAGGACGCGAGAAATGTTTTTGAAGATCTTTCAGTCAAAGGCTACAATCTAAATGTTTATACATATACTGTTATGATCCAAGGGTTTTGCGACAAGGGCTTGTTTGATGAAGCGTTGGCCTTGCTATCAAAAATGAAAGACAATAGTTGCATTCCAGACGCTGCAACTTATGAAATAATTATCCGTTCTCTGTTTAATAAAGGTGAAAATGATAAGGCAGAGAAACTTCTACGTGAAATTATCGCAAAAGGTCTATTGTAA
- the LOC123904842 gene encoding PKS-NRPS hybrid synthetase cheA-like: protein MAYLGDTSQMLVDTTDVFTTHQKFATPYDVVKWARDVGDANKVGIIITRSDKKNGIRGRNDKLILGCDKGGKYDSSESSTTTASKKCNCPFKIRAAPSTDGSGWKVQVIHGVHNHGLPHQYHGHPRKACLTADENKRVQDLTKRKVAPRHIVLDLKDQNPKSVVDATLVYRKRHMMQIQERGSRTELQHLLQLLDDAKYVSWNRRKDDGSDVLSDIFWAHPDSIKLLNLFPIVLVMDCTYKTNKYRQPLLEITGITSTNMTFAVGFAYMESEKTDNYHWALGKLKQLITKQDIFPRVILTDREFALMNTIKDIFPHTTNMLCTWHIIKNVNARCTVQIPKDMRQKVKNLWRDVVESPDEVEYQQRLNAFQQACVNSSNFVEYVNNTWLAPHKEQFVEAWTNRVMHLGNTTTNRVESAHWRLKQMLEHSKGDLCKCLEGMNDNIRLEVDKIKKSFQKSFYYAEKTHGSPFFQYLRNFVSRAAMTLISDEMKRIDIVGTNKNLCGCKIRSTSMYRYR from the exons ATGGCTTATCTCGGCGATACAAGTCAAATGTTGGTAGATACTACGGATGTTTTTACAACTCATCAAAAATTTGCTACCCCATATGATGTTGTCAAATGGGCTCGagatgttggagatgccaatAAAGTCGGTATTATCATTACTCGGTCGGATAAAAAGAACGGAATAAGAGGAAGAAATGACAAGTTGATTTTGGGTTGTGACAAAGGTGGAAAGTATGACTCATCAGAAAGTTCCACGACAACTGCATCGAAAAAGTGTAActgtccatttaaaattagagCTGCACCTTCAACAGATGGTTCAGGATGGAAAGTTCAGGTTATTCATGGAGTTCACAACCACGGGCTACCTCACCAATATCATGGTCATCCTCGCAAGGCATGTTTAACCGCTGATGAAAACAAACGTGTTCAAGATTTGACAAAGCGTAAAGTAGCACCAAGACACATTGTTTTAGATTTGAAAGATCAAAATCCAAAGTCTGTTGTTGATGCCACACTTGTATATAGGAAAAGACACATGATGCAAATACAGGAAAGAGGCTCCAGAACAGAGCTGCAACACTTGCTGCAGTTGTTAGATGATGCAAAATATGTCAGCTGGAATAGAAGAAAAGATGATGGCTCCGATGTTTTGAGTGATATTTTTTGGGCGCATCCAGATTCAATCAAGTTGTTGAACTTGTTTCCCATTGTTTTGGTTATGGACTGCACatacaaaactaataaatatagaCAACCACTGCTTGAAATTACTGGCATAACGTCAACTAACATGACATTTGCTGTTGGATTTGCTTACATGGAATCTGAGAAGACGGACAATTATCATTGGGCGTTAGGTAAGTTGAAGCAATTGATTACTAAGCAAGATATATTTCCTAGAGTAATTTTGACTGATAGGGAGTTTGCTTTGATgaatacaattaaagatatatttcCACATACTACTAATATGCTTTGTACGTGGCACATAATCAAAAATGTGAATGCGAGATGCACCGTGCAAATACCTAAGGATATGCGACAGAAGGTGAAAAATTTATGGAGAGATGTTGTTGAAAGTCCGGATGAGGTGGAGTATCAGCAGCGGTTGAATGCGTTTCAGCAAGCATGTGTTAATTCAAGCAATTTTGTCGAATATGTCAATAACACCTGGTTGGCCCCTCACAAAGAACAATTTGTTGAAGCATGGACCAATCGAGTGATGCATTTAGGAAACACAACGACTAatag AGTTGAGTCTGCACATTGGAGACTGAAGCAAATGTTGGAACACAGCAAAGGAGACTTATGCAAGTGTTTGGAAGGCATGAATGACAACATAAGACTAGAAGTTGACAAAATTAAGAAGTCTTTTCAAAAGAGTTTTTACTATGCAGAAAAGACACATGGCAgtccattttttcaatatttgagaAACTTTGTCTCCAGGGCCGCTATGACACTAATTTCTGATGAGATGAAGAGAATTGACATTGTTGGAACAAATAAAAACTTGTGTGGTTGCAAAATTAGGTCAACAT CGATGTACCGATACCGTTAG
- the LOC123904843 gene encoding protein MAIN-LIKE 1-like, with amino-acid sequence MGIKMVRTRGSDGRIKHNRARGESRRHQEELEHDELPPVHEEQVEQQAVQQGWPGGPIDTSLLTRYEHHVARHVWFGQECVEGDKIELRIASLGKKLADRIPDHHPEVIQGWLNISGLCWLERTSLKLTDPQLISAFVERWHPETSSFHMPFGEMTITLDDVACLLHLPVRGQFYTPVSVSQEQVAELAVELLREEYEFALRETVAQRGGYFSQQWLYESYMRNANFYGKHDCAARAWMLMLVGCTILADKSYTRVDAKWLLLFSDLSAVHTFSWASIALVCLYDNLNDTHHNLLVLCLYICSSLLLWFLFFQVVDTMNLRLDKQVQTLYSSTLFYQQYQVTEIESILPPLHYSCPTHIHPMCHPPMVLP; translated from the exons ATGGGAATCAAGA tggTGCGTACAAGAGGATCAGACGGTAGAATTAAGCATAACAGAGCACGTGGAGAGTCTCGTCGACATCAGGAGGAGCTGGAACACGATGAGCTGCCGCCAGTGCATGAGGAGCAGGTTGAGCAGCAGGCTGTGCAGCAAGGTTGGCCTGGAGGGCCGATCGATACGAGTCTTTTGACTCGATACGAGCATCATGTTGCTCGTCATGTATGGTTTGGTCAG GAATGTGTCGAAGGTGACAAAATTGAACTACGAATAGCATCTTTAGGAAAAAAGTTAGCTGACAGGATTCCTGATCACCATCCTGAAGTTATTCAAGGGTGGTTGAATATTTCGGGGTTGTGCTGGCTTGAGCGGACTAGCTTGAAACTTACCGATCCGCAGCTTATATCCGCATTTGTTGAGAGGTGGCACCCTGAGACATCGTCATTTCACATGCCGTTCGGCGAGATGACTATTACTTTGGATGATGTGGCATGTCTTCTGCATCTACCTGTTAGGGGTCAGTTTTATACTCCTGTATCAGTTTCTCAGGAACAAGTTGCGGAACTTGCAGTTGAGTTGTTACGAGAGGAGTATGAATTTGCATTGCGAGAGACTGTAGCGCAGAGGGGTGGTTATTTTTCACAGCAGTGGCTATATGAGAGTTATATGAGGAATGCCAATTTCTACGGGAAACATGACTGCGCAGCTAGGGCATGGATGTTGATGTTGGTGGGATGTACCATTCTGGCCGATAAGAGTTATACACGTGTGGATGCCAAATGGCTACTTCTGTTTAGTGATTTGTCTGCAGTCCATACATTTTCGTGGGCCAGTATTGCATTGGTTTGTTTATACGATAACTTGAACGATACACATCATAACCTTTTGGTGCTTTGCCTTTATATTTGTTCTTCACTCCTCctctggtttttattttttcaggtgGTGGACACAATGAACTTGAGGCTGGATAAGCAAGTTCAAACACTTTACTCTTCAACGCTCTTTTACCAACAATATCAAGTGACCGAAATCGAGTCCATATTGCCTCCATTGCATTACTCATGTCCAACTCATATCCATCCTATGTGTCATCCTCCAATGGTTCTTCCATAG